A genomic window from Aurantimicrobium photophilum includes:
- the yajC gene encoding preprotein translocase subunit YajC has translation MTLFMMAVLAVLVFFMFRNGQKRKKAALELQNQVVVGAHVMTTFGVYGTIKSIDEAENIVVLETSPKNTLKLHRQAIARVVESTAVTPSAGEAIGADLTNLALNPEAESGKLEIDPQFGERKPKNSK, from the coding sequence ATGACACTTTTCATGATGGCCGTTTTGGCTGTCCTGGTCTTCTTCATGTTCCGTAACGGCCAGAAGCGTAAAAAGGCTGCTCTTGAACTGCAGAACCAGGTTGTTGTTGGCGCTCACGTTATGACTACTTTTGGTGTCTATGGAACCATCAAGTCCATTGATGAGGCAGAGAACATTGTTGTTCTCGAGACCTCTCCCAAGAACACCCTCAAGCTTCACCGTCAGGCAATTGCTCGTGTTGTTGAGTCTACTGCTGTCACTCCCTCTGCTGGTGAGGCAATTGGTGCAGATCTGACCAACCTTGCACTCAACCCTGAGGCTGAATCTGGCAAGCTCGAAATCGACCCACAGTTCGGTGAGCGTAAGCCCAAAAACTCAAAGTAA
- the secD gene encoding protein translocase subunit SecD — MAKSQSTRKALRSLTWLLVLVAGLVGINAAGVLWGGGSWAPKLALDLEGGTQIVLSPQLESGQTVTTEQMAQAVSIIRQRIDAAGVSEAEINTQGNNNIVVSIPGTPDDATLARIEASAKLDFRAVLVAGAPTTSTIGADGTATPVPVGTVDPNLSSVPAVSPSNGSDLNWVTPALQAQYEQFDCASENAQVANAAPEDQPLITCDFTNTVKYILGPVEVSGADISNAGASMVTTSTGATTGQWAVDLAFNGKGTKDFGDVTSRLNALTGSQNQFAIVLDGKVLTAPATNAAITNGSAQITGGFTQTSAKTLADQLKYGALPIGFQVQSSDTISATLGSTQLMSGLLAGAIGLLLVVLYSLFQYRTLGLVTVASLVVAAILTYLVVTILSWREGYRLSLAGVAGLIVAIGITADSFIVYFERIRDELRDGRGIESAVESGWKRAIRTIIASDAVNFLAAIVLFILAVGNVRGFALTLGLTTIVDLFVVSLFTHPMLQLLAKTNFFASGHKFSGLDPQALGAAYRGRAQFAPSTAVSSGKLAKSSKEALKRQTIAERKAQQSSGEKGEN, encoded by the coding sequence ATGGCTAAGTCTCAGTCAACGCGCAAAGCCCTGCGCTCTCTGACCTGGCTGCTCGTACTTGTCGCTGGTTTAGTAGGTATTAACGCTGCTGGTGTGCTCTGGGGTGGCGGTTCATGGGCTCCCAAACTCGCTCTCGACCTCGAGGGTGGTACTCAGATTGTGCTCTCTCCTCAGTTGGAGAGTGGACAGACTGTAACTACTGAGCAGATGGCTCAGGCGGTTTCGATTATTCGTCAGCGCATCGACGCTGCTGGTGTTTCTGAGGCAGAAATCAACACTCAAGGCAACAACAACATTGTTGTTTCCATCCCGGGTACTCCTGACGACGCAACCCTTGCGCGCATTGAGGCATCTGCAAAGCTTGATTTCCGTGCCGTTCTAGTAGCTGGCGCTCCAACTACTTCAACGATTGGAGCAGACGGGACAGCCACACCTGTTCCGGTGGGAACTGTTGATCCGAACCTTTCCTCTGTTCCCGCGGTTTCCCCCTCAAACGGCAGCGACCTTAACTGGGTTACTCCTGCCCTTCAAGCACAGTATGAACAATTCGATTGTGCTTCAGAAAACGCTCAGGTAGCTAATGCAGCACCTGAAGACCAGCCACTGATCACATGTGACTTCACCAACACTGTCAAGTACATCCTGGGGCCGGTTGAGGTTTCTGGTGCTGATATTTCTAACGCTGGTGCAAGCATGGTTACCACTTCTACGGGAGCCACTACTGGCCAGTGGGCAGTTGACCTTGCATTCAATGGCAAAGGCACTAAAGACTTCGGAGACGTTACCTCACGCCTCAACGCCCTAACTGGTTCACAAAATCAGTTCGCCATTGTTCTAGATGGCAAGGTTCTAACTGCCCCCGCAACAAATGCTGCGATTACTAACGGCAGCGCTCAAATTACCGGTGGATTTACCCAGACCAGCGCCAAGACTCTTGCTGACCAGTTGAAGTATGGTGCGTTGCCTATTGGTTTCCAAGTGCAGTCTTCGGACACTATCTCGGCAACGCTGGGCTCTACCCAGTTGATGAGTGGTTTGCTGGCAGGTGCCATTGGTTTGTTACTTGTCGTTCTGTACTCCCTGTTCCAGTACCGCACTCTTGGCTTAGTTACTGTTGCCTCTCTCGTTGTGGCTGCGATCTTGACCTACCTCGTAGTTACGATCCTGTCTTGGCGTGAAGGCTACCGACTCTCACTTGCTGGTGTTGCAGGTTTGATTGTGGCCATTGGTATTACTGCTGACTCCTTCATCGTGTACTTCGAACGTATTCGTGATGAGTTGCGTGATGGACGCGGAATTGAATCTGCAGTCGAGTCGGGCTGGAAGCGCGCTATCCGCACCATCATTGCCTCGGATGCTGTCAATTTCCTTGCGGCAATCGTCCTCTTCATCCTCGCTGTGGGTAACGTGCGTGGTTTCGCACTGACACTCGGTCTGACAACGATTGTTGACCTCTTCGTTGTTTCGCTCTTTACCCACCCCATGCTTCAGCTTTTGGCGAAGACGAATTTCTTTGCAAGTGGCCACAAGTTCTCCGGACTTGATCCACAGGCTTTGGGTGCTGCATACCGAGGACGAGCACAGTTTGCGCCTTCGACAGCTGTGTCCTCAGGAAAGCTCGCAAAGTCTTCAAAAGAAGCCCTCAAGCGTCAAACCATTGCTGAGCGCAAAGCTCAACAGTCCTCCGGTGAGAAGGGTGAGAACTAA
- the secF gene encoding protein translocase subunit SecF, giving the protein MASFSQFGNDLYTGARSINIVGRRKLWYTISAVLILISIVGPILRGGFNFGIEFTGGSEFVISNVTDTSQTLATNAVQAVDPNTVPKVSRLGDASVRVQTEQLTDTQTREIRNGLAQAYSVPVENVTSSFIGASWGQDITAQAIRGLLVFLVLAALVMAIYFRTWKMSLVAIIALLHDLVITAGIYGISGFEVTPGAVIGLLTILGYSLYDTVVVFDKIRENTSGSTREAGFTFAQQVNLAVNQTLVRSINTSVVAALPVASILFIGAFVLGAGTLRDISLALLIGIIVGTYSTIFLATPLYAQIRSNEPEIRKSDKKALAAQGKADAASEPVSA; this is encoded by the coding sequence ATGGCTAGTTTTTCTCAGTTCGGTAATGACCTCTACACCGGTGCACGTTCCATCAACATTGTTGGTCGCCGCAAGCTCTGGTACACGATTTCTGCTGTGTTGATTCTGATCAGCATTGTGGGCCCCATCCTTCGTGGCGGTTTTAACTTTGGTATCGAGTTCACCGGTGGTAGTGAGTTCGTTATTTCGAACGTCACGGACACCTCTCAGACCTTGGCTACGAATGCAGTTCAGGCTGTAGATCCCAACACGGTTCCTAAAGTTTCTCGTCTGGGTGATGCCAGTGTTCGTGTTCAGACCGAACAGCTGACGGATACACAGACTCGTGAAATCCGCAATGGTTTGGCTCAGGCTTATTCAGTACCTGTTGAGAACGTCACCAGTTCGTTTATTGGCGCCAGCTGGGGGCAGGACATTACAGCCCAGGCAATTAGAGGTCTGTTGGTCTTCTTGGTGCTGGCAGCACTTGTCATGGCTATTTACTTCCGCACCTGGAAGATGTCTCTCGTAGCAATCATTGCGTTGCTCCACGACCTTGTGATTACTGCTGGTATCTATGGCATCTCCGGATTTGAGGTTACGCCAGGTGCTGTTATTGGTCTGCTGACCATTCTTGGATACTCCCTCTATGACACGGTTGTTGTCTTCGACAAGATTCGTGAAAACACGAGCGGTTCCACCAGGGAAGCTGGCTTCACTTTTGCTCAGCAGGTGAACTTGGCCGTAAACCAGACTTTGGTTCGTTCGATCAACACCTCGGTAGTTGCAGCACTTCCCGTGGCATCGATTCTGTTTATTGGTGCCTTCGTTCTTGGTGCAGGAACGCTCCGAGACATTTCACTTGCATTGCTCATCGGAATCATCGTGGGAACCTACTCCACCATCTTCCTTGCAACGCCTCTCTACGCTCAGATTCGTTCCAATGAGCCCGAGATTCGTAAAAGCGATAAGAAGGCATTGGCTGCCCAAGGCAAGGCTGACGCGGCTTCAGAGCCTGTCTCTGCTTAA
- a CDS encoding RelA/SpoT family protein has product MVDTTGSTSLRRLVPRIFSRAQPADGFEKLLKTVRHHHPRADFVQLEEAHEVALKAHEGQKRRSGEPYITHPIAVAQILAELGIGPKTIIAALLHDTVEDTDYTLEQCRAQFGAEVAMLVDGVTKLDKVKYGDSAQAETVRKMIVAMSKDIRVLVIKLADRLHNARTWGFMPVESAQRKARETLEIYTPLAHRLGIQTLKWELEDLSFAVLHPKIYQEIENLVAQRTPQRESFVQSVIKDVENDLKAARIRGEVKGRPKQFYSIYQKMVLRGREFDEIYDLVGIRVIVNSVRDCYGILGSIHARWNPIPGRFKDYIATPKFNLYQSLHTTVMGPSGRPVEIQIRTPEMHHRAEFGVAAHWMYKDRMNSGKSVDPVAVQDTDMAWLAHISDWQAETEDPGEFLDSLRFEIGAKEVYVFTPKGRVIGLPSGATPIDFAYAVHTEIGHRTMGAKVNGRLVPLESKLSSGDVIEVLTSKNPDAGPSQDWLNFVQSTRTRNKIKQWFTKERRDEAIEQGKDAIARAMRKQNLPLQKLMTQDSLAEVASNLRYEDVSMLYAAVGEGHVSTQSVIEKILASIHEDGDTEEVEFVLPSRGPSKPLLHSDSGVLVRGAPDILVKLAKCCTPVPGDAISGFVTRGQGVSVHQTSCHNVANMLNEPERMIEVEWSPSSKSVFLVQIQIEALDRSGLLSDVTRVLSEHHVNILSATVSTSQDRLALSRFVFEMSDVMHLDRVLNAVRRIDAVYDVYRVSEG; this is encoded by the coding sequence ATGGTTGATACAACGGGTTCAACGTCACTGCGTCGCCTCGTGCCACGAATATTCAGTCGTGCACAGCCTGCTGATGGTTTTGAAAAACTTCTTAAAACAGTTCGCCACCATCACCCACGTGCTGATTTTGTTCAGCTTGAGGAAGCTCACGAGGTTGCACTCAAGGCCCACGAAGGTCAAAAGAGACGCTCAGGTGAGCCATACATCACTCACCCCATTGCTGTTGCTCAGATTCTTGCTGAACTAGGTATTGGCCCCAAAACAATCATTGCTGCCCTGCTGCATGACACAGTGGAAGACACCGACTACACGTTGGAACAATGTCGAGCGCAATTCGGTGCTGAAGTTGCCATGCTGGTAGACGGTGTGACTAAGCTCGACAAGGTTAAATACGGCGATAGTGCACAGGCTGAGACTGTTCGTAAGATGATTGTCGCGATGTCGAAAGACATTCGTGTCCTCGTTATCAAACTTGCAGACCGCCTCCACAACGCGCGCACCTGGGGCTTCATGCCGGTGGAGTCAGCTCAGCGCAAAGCACGTGAGACACTCGAGATTTACACCCCGCTTGCCCACCGTTTAGGTATCCAGACCCTCAAGTGGGAACTGGAAGATCTTTCTTTTGCTGTTCTGCACCCCAAGATTTATCAAGAGATTGAAAATCTTGTTGCACAGCGCACTCCTCAACGTGAGTCGTTTGTTCAATCCGTTATCAAGGATGTTGAAAACGACCTCAAGGCTGCTCGTATTCGCGGTGAGGTCAAGGGTCGGCCCAAGCAGTTCTACTCGATCTATCAAAAGATGGTCCTTCGCGGTCGCGAGTTCGATGAAATCTATGACCTCGTTGGTATCCGCGTCATTGTGAACAGCGTCCGAGACTGTTACGGCATCTTGGGTTCCATCCACGCACGCTGGAATCCCATTCCAGGTCGTTTCAAGGATTACATCGCAACACCTAAGTTCAACCTGTATCAATCTCTTCACACGACAGTGATGGGTCCATCAGGTCGTCCCGTTGAAATCCAGATTCGTACTCCTGAGATGCATCACCGTGCTGAATTCGGTGTTGCTGCACACTGGATGTACAAAGACCGCATGAATAGCGGTAAGAGTGTTGACCCTGTTGCAGTTCAGGACACAGATATGGCGTGGTTGGCACATATTTCTGACTGGCAAGCAGAAACCGAAGACCCAGGGGAGTTCCTCGATTCCCTTCGTTTTGAAATCGGTGCCAAAGAGGTTTACGTCTTTACGCCTAAGGGACGTGTTATCGGTTTGCCTTCTGGGGCAACGCCTATCGACTTTGCCTACGCAGTTCACACCGAAATTGGTCACCGAACCATGGGTGCCAAGGTCAACGGACGACTTGTTCCACTCGAGAGCAAACTCTCCAGCGGCGATGTCATTGAGGTTCTCACCTCAAAGAATCCAGACGCAGGTCCCAGTCAAGACTGGTTGAACTTCGTTCAAAGTACGCGCACACGCAACAAGATCAAGCAGTGGTTCACGAAGGAACGTCGCGACGAGGCCATTGAGCAGGGCAAGGACGCAATTGCTCGGGCAATGCGCAAGCAGAACCTGCCGTTACAGAAATTGATGACTCAGGATTCTTTGGCTGAAGTTGCCAGCAACCTTCGCTATGAAGATGTCTCCATGCTCTATGCAGCTGTGGGAGAAGGTCACGTCTCGACTCAATCGGTTATTGAGAAGATTCTTGCGAGCATTCACGAAGATGGTGACACCGAAGAAGTTGAGTTTGTTCTTCCCTCTCGTGGACCTTCAAAGCCTCTACTTCACAGCGATTCTGGCGTTCTTGTTCGAGGTGCTCCCGACATCCTGGTGAAGTTGGCCAAGTGTTGTACTCCAGTTCCCGGAGATGCAATTTCTGGCTTTGTTACACGTGGTCAAGGGGTATCTGTTCACCAGACGAGTTGTCACAATGTGGCGAATATGCTCAATGAACCTGAGCGCATGATCGAAGTTGAATGGTCACCATCATCCAAGAGTGTGTTCCTAGTTCAAATTCAGATTGAAGCATTGGATCGATCAGGCCTTCTCTCTGATGTGACACGGGTCTTGTCCGAACACCACGTGAACATCTTGTCTGCCACGGTGAGTACGTCTCAGGACCGGTTGGCATTGAGTCGTTTCGTCTTCGAAATGAGTGACGTGATGCACCTGGATCGCGTTCTCAACGCCGTTCGTCGCATTGATGCCGTCTATGACGTCTATCGCGTATCCGAGGGCTAA
- a CDS encoding DUF349 domain-containing protein, whose translation MSEKTTARVDEAGHVYVVEADGERLIGQYADVTPEEALAFFERKFNDTNSALVLLEQRAKRGAPASEISESAKKIAEQVEARNGIGNYAALAERLDKLVASLSELSEAEKEKNAAAVEESRLARIAIVEQIEALAATEPAKIQWKTTTAKVDELFAAWQTAQKSGPRLSKSESNELWKRFRDARQKLDQHRRAFFAELDSKNKGAKSAKEELISKAEALLSQGTNGVAAYRALLDQWKLAPRAGKKIDDALWARFKAAGDALYAAKKEQDEVEDASYAGNLEVKLAILTEAETLLEATDRVEARAKLNALQKKWDAAGKVPRAQLKPTEERMRKVEQAVRKLEDNHWNASNPEKQARSEGLAGQIEEKIEKLEAELAAAKSAKDSKKATELEEAIKTQKEWLAVLK comes from the coding sequence ATGTCTGAAAAGACAACGGCGCGTGTCGACGAAGCCGGCCATGTGTATGTCGTCGAAGCTGATGGCGAGCGTCTGATCGGTCAGTATGCCGACGTCACTCCCGAAGAGGCTCTGGCTTTCTTCGAGCGTAAGTTCAACGACACCAACTCAGCACTAGTTCTTCTCGAACAGCGTGCAAAGCGTGGCGCTCCTGCTTCTGAAATCAGTGAGAGTGCCAAGAAGATTGCCGAGCAGGTTGAAGCACGCAACGGTATTGGCAACTACGCCGCACTCGCAGAACGTCTCGACAAGCTTGTTGCTTCTCTGAGCGAACTCAGCGAGGCTGAGAAAGAAAAGAACGCAGCAGCAGTTGAGGAATCTCGACTTGCCCGCATTGCCATCGTGGAACAGATTGAAGCGCTCGCCGCAACCGAACCTGCAAAAATTCAGTGGAAGACCACCACCGCGAAGGTTGATGAACTCTTCGCTGCATGGCAGACCGCTCAAAAGAGTGGACCGCGTCTGTCGAAGTCTGAGTCCAATGAACTGTGGAAGCGTTTCCGCGATGCACGTCAGAAGCTAGATCAGCACCGTCGTGCCTTCTTCGCAGAACTCGATTCCAAGAACAAGGGCGCAAAGTCCGCCAAGGAAGAGCTGATTTCCAAGGCAGAGGCTCTCCTTTCACAAGGCACTAATGGTGTTGCCGCATACCGTGCATTGTTAGATCAGTGGAAGCTTGCACCACGTGCAGGCAAGAAGATTGATGATGCTCTCTGGGCACGCTTCAAGGCAGCCGGTGACGCTCTTTACGCTGCAAAGAAAGAGCAGGACGAAGTAGAGGATGCTTCCTACGCAGGAAACCTCGAGGTTAAGCTCGCCATTCTCACTGAAGCTGAAACTCTTCTCGAGGCTACTGATCGCGTCGAAGCACGCGCCAAGCTCAACGCGCTTCAGAAGAAGTGGGATGCTGCGGGCAAGGTTCCTCGCGCACAACTCAAGCCAACTGAAGAGCGCATGCGCAAGGTCGAACAGGCCGTGCGCAAACTCGAAGATAACCACTGGAATGCGTCAAACCCAGAAAAGCAAGCTCGTTCTGAAGGCTTAGCTGGACAGATTGAAGAAAAGATCGAGAAGCTCGAAGCGGAACTTGCAGCTGCAAAGTCAGCTAAGGATTCCAAGAAAGCCACAGAGCTTGAGGAAGCAATCAAGACTCAAAAGGAATGGCTTGCTGTCCTGAAGTAG
- a CDS encoding peptidylprolyl isomerase, whose amino-acid sequence MAKMSDNRVTKEDRDRIKTYADRKAAHERAQKARKRTNRIIVGSISGVVVIALGFGIYSAVVSVVAPAPETTSTPTATGAAAPDAALSEYRVWTGSMDVAGVPITFELNGEAAPQAVASTVSLIGSGFYEGISCHRLTTEGIYVLQCGDPAGDGSGGPGYSYGPVENAPADNVYPAGTIAMARQGGNGNSMGSQFFIVYEDSTIPSDAAGGYTVIGHITSGLPELIAQVTSQGTSNGSSDGSPKVPVTLKSVSVK is encoded by the coding sequence ATGGCAAAGATGAGCGACAACCGCGTAACCAAAGAAGATCGTGACCGTATCAAGACGTATGCAGACCGTAAGGCTGCACATGAACGTGCTCAGAAAGCACGTAAGCGCACCAATCGAATCATCGTGGGGTCAATTTCCGGCGTTGTCGTGATCGCCCTGGGATTCGGAATCTACTCAGCCGTTGTATCGGTCGTGGCTCCTGCACCAGAAACGACTTCTACGCCCACAGCAACAGGTGCTGCTGCCCCAGATGCCGCACTGAGTGAATACCGCGTCTGGACAGGTTCCATGGACGTTGCTGGTGTGCCCATCACTTTTGAACTCAATGGTGAAGCTGCACCCCAGGCCGTTGCAAGCACCGTATCGCTTATTGGTTCTGGTTTTTATGAAGGAATTAGCTGCCATCGCCTCACCACTGAAGGAATTTACGTCCTTCAGTGTGGAGACCCAGCTGGAGATGGCAGCGGCGGTCCTGGATATTCCTACGGTCCAGTTGAAAATGCCCCTGCAGACAATGTGTATCCCGCGGGGACCATCGCAATGGCTCGCCAGGGTGGCAACGGAAACTCCATGGGTAGCCAGTTCTTCATTGTGTACGAAGACAGCACAATCCCAAGCGATGCTGCAGGTGGATACACCGTCATCGGACACATCACCAGCGGTTTACCAGAACTGATTGCCCAGGTCACCAGCCAGGGCACCTCTAACGGTTCTTCAGATGGTTCTCCTAAGGTCCCCGTGACATTGAAGAGCGTCTCCGTAAAGTAG
- a CDS encoding replication-associated recombination protein A, producing MAQGDSTLGGQTAPLAVRMRPRSLAEVAGQDQLLKTGSPLQVLAAPGSQSAVSVILWGPPGTGKTSLAHAIATSSDRRCVELSAVTAGVKDVRTVMEEAQSQRDLYGVRTLLFLDEIHRFSKAQQDALLPGVENGWVTLIAATTENPSFSVVTPLLSRSLLLRLEPLSDAALDALIQRALDEPFGLAGKFSVDEEARHAIINFASGDARRVLTSLEAASSIAQQTSKKKTGVIAVTADHVSAAVDSALLRYDRNGDEHYDVISAFIKSIRGSDPDAAVHYLARMIAAGEDPRFIARRLIISAAEDIGLADPHALGIATSAADAVALIGMPEGRIPLSEATIYLATAPKSNAAYNAINAALADVQAGKSGLVPTHLRDAHYAGAKKLGHGKGYKYPHDNPLGVVEQQYLPDTLASTEYYSPTDHGSERDVKARLEKLRAITKKRR from the coding sequence ATGGCACAAGGTGATTCGACACTCGGGGGACAGACAGCACCTCTTGCTGTGCGAATGAGGCCTCGTTCCCTTGCTGAGGTAGCTGGTCAAGATCAGCTGCTCAAAACTGGATCGCCATTACAGGTTCTCGCTGCCCCAGGTTCACAAAGTGCGGTTTCTGTGATTTTGTGGGGACCTCCAGGAACAGGCAAAACCTCCTTGGCTCATGCCATCGCCACCTCGTCCGATCGTAGATGTGTCGAGCTTTCTGCTGTGACGGCGGGTGTCAAAGACGTGAGAACCGTCATGGAAGAGGCCCAGTCTCAGCGTGATCTTTATGGCGTGCGCACGCTGCTCTTTCTCGATGAGATTCATCGCTTCAGTAAAGCTCAACAGGATGCTCTTCTTCCCGGTGTAGAAAACGGGTGGGTCACCCTGATTGCTGCAACAACGGAGAATCCCTCATTCAGTGTTGTCACACCGCTGCTTTCGCGTTCTCTCTTGTTGCGTCTTGAGCCTCTCTCGGATGCTGCGCTGGATGCGCTCATTCAACGTGCTCTCGATGAACCATTTGGTCTGGCAGGAAAGTTCAGTGTTGATGAAGAAGCACGTCACGCAATTATCAACTTTGCTTCCGGTGATGCTCGTCGTGTGTTGACCTCTTTGGAGGCAGCATCCTCGATTGCGCAGCAAACGTCTAAGAAGAAAACCGGCGTTATTGCTGTTACGGCCGATCATGTATCTGCAGCCGTGGATTCTGCCTTGTTGAGATACGACCGCAATGGAGATGAGCACTATGACGTCATTAGTGCCTTCATTAAGTCCATTCGTGGTTCTGACCCTGATGCTGCTGTTCATTACCTTGCTCGCATGATTGCTGCGGGGGAGGACCCCCGGTTTATCGCTCGTCGATTGATTATTTCCGCTGCTGAAGACATTGGCTTAGCTGATCCTCACGCCCTCGGAATTGCCACCTCTGCGGCAGATGCCGTTGCGTTGATTGGTATGCCTGAGGGCCGTATTCCGTTATCAGAGGCCACGATCTATCTCGCTACGGCGCCTAAATCGAATGCTGCCTATAACGCCATCAATGCTGCTCTTGCTGATGTTCAGGCAGGAAAGTCAGGTCTTGTTCCCACTCATTTGCGGGATGCTCACTATGCGGGTGCAAAAAAGCTGGGACATGGCAAGGGTTATAAATACCCTCATGACAACCCGCTTGGCGTTGTAGAACAGCAATATTTGCCCGATACCCTGGCCTCAACTGAGTATTACTCGCCGACAGATCACGGCTCAGAGCGTGATGTGAAGGCCCGTTTAGAGAAACTTCGGGCGATTACCAAGAAGCGTCGGTAG
- the rpsD gene encoding 30S ribosomal protein S4, whose protein sequence is MSTKSRTRSKTRLSRALGIALTPKAAKYLEKRPYAPGEHGRTKRKADSDYAVRLREKQRLRAQYGIREAQLRNVFQEARKTQGLTGENLVELLEMRLDALVLRAGFARTTAQARQLVVHRHILVDGQLVDRPSFRVKPGQLIHVKPRSEVLEPLQVAAAGGHAEVLPPVPAYLEVELDKLHATLVRRPKRAEVPVTCDVQLVVEYYAAR, encoded by the coding sequence GTGTCTACTAAGTCACGTACCCGTAGCAAGACCCGTCTGTCGCGTGCCCTCGGCATCGCACTGACCCCCAAGGCAGCAAAGTACCTGGAAAAGCGTCCCTACGCTCCAGGTGAGCACGGCCGCACCAAGCGCAAGGCTGACTCTGACTACGCAGTTCGTCTGCGTGAGAAGCAGCGTCTACGCGCTCAGTACGGTATCCGCGAAGCACAGCTGCGCAACGTCTTCCAGGAAGCTCGCAAGACCCAGGGTCTGACCGGTGAAAACCTGGTAGAGCTCCTCGAAATGCGTCTTGACGCACTCGTACTCCGTGCAGGTTTCGCACGTACCACCGCTCAGGCTCGTCAGCTGGTTGTGCACCGTCACATCCTCGTCGATGGTCAGCTGGTTGACCGTCCATCTTTCCGCGTAAAGCCTGGACAGCTCATCCACGTCAAGCCACGCTCTGAGGTTCTTGAGCCACTGCAGGTTGCTGCAGCTGGTGGACACGCTGAGGTTCTTCCTCCCGTGCCCGCATACCTCGAGGTTGAACTCGACAAGCTTCACGCAACCTTGGTGCGTCGCCCCAAGCGTGCAGAAGTTCCCGTCACCTGTGACGTACAGCTCGTGGTTGAGTACTACGCAGCTCGCTAA